The Plasmodium yoelii strain 17X genome assembly, chromosome: 1 genome contains a region encoding:
- a CDS encoding major facilitator superfamily-related transporter, putative, whose translation MKNKQNEDINYHINNEKNQYKIGKKSTLKMEVYEQKCISNNNKFSKHANILLNAENYINKLRNKANNFYFIYVIVTTIHLLIYANRGILSGSYDYLSSYFKQIYPQGNVDVHIGFLVSVFIYGISINSIISGSLAYKNDPFKITTLFLFQTAIALTLTSIFFVIKSYYGLIFSRFFCGFSEAAFVTIIPPLIFSYSKHKAGAWISIFYMMCPLGTCLGYLLAPILSIIKITIPHIFASSSIFLIGLSFICCLFNEKILKKNEYEKNKNNTNIIKDHDINLEHDGSSTNGNSDKYNEQKNITENNLNITENSLNITTNKNDNINNKYLEIELDNCIEALDDEQTESNLYSLLYNNLSNIAFLLAVLALTAHMDITSCHLVYGPTILYTYGIYPSYKISVIVCSIAACLSSIIGTILGGYLVDYNNLNIHDIDKNYEHIKNNKNINKLYKRDFLVYKFIKLISFSLLIVTIIGSICMMVAPFIKNAYIFTTLLFVGYTSLFALSPGQHILVMAAFPKNLRPFSVGLSSFLSHILGDIPWVIIIGKIKGTLAPDCVVTINSEVTDACRSQSSGLLITLMIMSSKMIIIIMGTFLLYIYSKKKMTKYKNMRFVS comes from the exons atgaaaaataaacaaaatgaagatataaattaccatataaataatgaaaagaatcaatataaaattggaaaaaaatcAACACTAAAAATGGAAGTATATGAACAAAAATGTAtaagcaataataataaattttcaaaacatgcaaatattttattaaatgctgaaaattatattaataaattacgAAATAAagcaaataatttttattttatttatgtaataGTTACAACAatacatttattaatatatgcaaatagAGGAATATTATCAGGATCATATGATTATTtatcatcatattttaaacaaatatatccACAAGGAAATGTAGATGTGCATATAGGCTTTTTAGTAtctgtatttatatatggcATAAGTATAAATTCAATCATATCTGGATCTTTagcatataaaaatgatcCCTTTAAAATAACCacactatttttatttcaaactGCAATCGCATTAACATTAActagtatattttttgttatcaAATCATATTATGGTTTAATTTTTAGTAGATTTTTTTGTGGTTTTAGTGAAGCCGCATTTGTTACTATTATACCACCATtgatattttcatattctaAACATAAAGCTGGAGCATGGATTagcatattttatatgatgtGCCCATTAGGTACATGTTTAGGTTATTTATTAGCTCCTATATTatcaattataaaaataactattCCTCACATATTTGCATCATCaagtatatttttaataggactatcatttatttgttgcctttttaatgaaaaaattttaaaaaaaaatgaatatgaaaaaaataaaaacaatacaaatattattaaagatCACGATATTAATTTGGAACATGATGGTTCATCAACAAATGGAAATTCAGACAAATataatgaacaaaaaaatattacggaaaataatttaaacattACAGAAAATAGTTTAAACATCACaactaataaaaatgataatatcaACAATAAATATCTAGAAATTGAATTAGATAATTGTATTGAAGCATTAGATGATGAACAAACAGAATCAAATTTATATTccctattatataataatttatctaATATTGCTTTTTTATTAGCAGTTCTTGCTTTAACTGCTCATATGGATATAACATCATGCCATTTGGTATATGGGCcaacaattttatatacttatgGTATTTATccatcatataaaatatctgTAATTGTTTGTAGTATAGCAGCTTGCTTATCTTCAATAATAGGTACAATATTGGGAGGATATTTAGTTGATtacaataatttaaatatacatgatattgataaaaattatgaacatattaaaaataataaaaatataaataaactatataaaaGAGATTTTCttgtttataaatttatcaagttaatatcattttctcttttaattGTTACAATTATTGGAAGTATATGTATGATGGTTGCcccatttattaaaaacgCATACATATTTACAACTCTCTTATTTGTTGGATATACTTCTTTATTCGCATTATCG ccAGGACAACATATATTAGTTATGGCTGCTTTCCCTAAAAACTTGAGACCATTTTCTGTTGGATtgtcttcatttttatcacatATATTGGG tgaTATACCATGGGTTATTATCATCGGGAAAATCAAGGGAACGCTCGCTCCAGATTGTGTTGTTACCATCaat AGCGAAGTTACAGATGCTTGCCGTAGCCAAAGTAGTGGTTTATTAATAACATTGATGATCATGTCATccaaaatgattataataataatggggACGTTTTTACTTTACATTTATtcgaagaaaaaaatgaccaaatataaaaatatgcgaTTTGTTtcgtaa
- a CDS encoding fam-b protein, whose amino-acid sequence MEPFNILKKIVIFQVIICSFEYPKNILYDIRKGQNVYSQTNSTVFRNDRILKGSKHELDVNYFYESVMSIASMKDEHEECGETQGEKYNEHIVKLRENNEKYRNKNKYKETEICEDDLDYTDIDNYVDDGQASEIDEITSVDDELLSVYDKRADVSNKRASIDGKGSDVSNKRASIDGKGSDVSNKRASIYNELAKVGNKRADVNDKKPSIDGKGADVSNKRASIDGKGADVSNKRASIDGKGASIYNEIAKVDNKRANVSNKRASIDGKGASIYNEIAKVDNKRADVNDKRTDVNDKKADVNDKRADVNDKKADVNDKRADVNDKKADVNGKKTDVNDKKADVNDKRADVNDKKADVNDKRADVNDKKADVNGKKTDVNDKKADVNDKRADVNDKKADVNDKKEDVNDKGANVDNKRLCIDDVILYIDDGHVSIDDDILYIDDDTASIDDDDISIYANVNIDDFNVNTNDASVNTNDANVNTNDANVNTNDASVNINDASVNTNDANVNTNDANVNTNDASVNIDDAKDCVFDSKMSIFDSKNSLFGSKMSIFDSKMSIFDSKMSIFNSKNSIFKFKNNIFKFKNSIFDSKNSIFDSKNSIFDSKKSLFGSKKSLFGSKKSLFGSRKSLFDSKRSLFNSKRSLFNSKRSLFNSKRSLFDSKMSLFDSKMSIFNSKDCIFDDKANTYDNKVSMFDDKTGIFNGKAIIFNDKASIFNGKTGIVNGKANIFNDKESEFDDTVYIFNDKSSIFNDKANIFDYKVYIFNDKDDIDDNDSIFDDRVCILEDNENINDDDDDESIDDDQVWVFDDKLHIFNDKVNIFDEENNVNDDKENVKDDRENAKDDKDNIDENRVCVLDDITDKFESSREKNHNKIKCKRDLVIPSDNPVKKRTSFSSEYDHFKRVINNRNILVIDFNNYEREYNRIIFTDYKTPKYNGRINTTLKKKIINMAVNIIIGILVIGTIGPSLPFMFTKKETFGSQIKKMWKFYKKKVPIKFQKK is encoded by the exons atggaaccatttaatattttaaaaaaaattgtgataTTTCAGGTTATTATTTGTTCCTTTGAATATCCAAAAAAT ATTTTATACGATATAAGAAAAGGACAAAATGTATATTCTCAAACAAATTCAACAGTTTTTAGAAATGATAGAATATTAAAAGGTTCAAAACATGAATTAgatgtaaattatttttacgAATCCGTTATGAGTATTGCATCTATGAAAGATGAACATGAAGAATGCGGTGAAACACAGGGTGAAAAATATAACGAACATATTGTAAAGTTGCGTGAAAATAAcgaaaaatatagaaataaaaataaatataaagaaacaGAAATATGTGAAGATGATTTGGATTATACAGATATTGATAACTATGTAGATGATGGGCAAGCAAGTGAAATTGATGAAATAACAAGCGTAGATGATGAACTACTAAGTGTATATGATAAAAGAGCAGATGTAAGCAATAAAAGGGCAAGCATAGATGGTAAAGGATCAGATGTAAGCAATAAAAGAGCAAGCATAGATGGTAAAGGATCAGATGTAAGCAATAAAAGGGCAAGCATATATAATGAACTAGCAAAAGTCGGTAATAAAAGAGCAGatgtaaatgataaaaaaccAAGTATAGATGGTAAAGGAGCAGATGTGAGCAATAAAAGAGCAAGTATAGATGGTAAAGGAGCAGATGTAAGCAATAAAAGAGCAAGTATAGATGGTAAAGGAGcaagtatatataatgaaatagcAAAAGTCGATAATAAAAGAGCAAATGTAAGCAATAAAAGAGCAAGTATAGATGGTAAAGGAGcaagtatatataatgaaatagcAAAAGTCGATAATAAAAGAGCAGATGTAAATGATAAAAGGACAGatgtaaatgataaaaaGGCAGATGTAAATGATAAAAGGGCAGatgtaaatgataaaaaGGCAGATGTAAATGATAAAAGGGCAGatgtaaatgataaaaaGGCAGATGTAAATGGTAAAAAGACAGatgtaaatgataaaaaGGCAGATGTAAATGATAAAAGGGCAGatgtaaatgataaaaaGGCAGATGTAAATGATAAAAGGGCAGatgtaaatgataaaaaGGCAGATGTAAATGGTAAAAAGACAGatgtaaatgataaaaaGGCAGATGTAAATGATAAAAGGGCAGatgtaaatgataaaaaGGCAGatgtaaatgataaaaaGGAAGATGTAAATGATAAAGGAGCAAATGTCGATAATAAAAGATTATGTATAGATGAtgtcatattatatatagatgATGGTCATGTAAGTATAGATgatgatatattatatatagatgACGATACTGCAAGTATAGATGATGATGACATAAGTATATATGCTAATGTAAATATAGATGATTTTAATGTAAATACAAATGATGCTAGTGTAAATACAAATGATGCTAATGTAAATACAAATGATGCTAATGTAAATACAAATGATGCTAgtgtaaatataaatgatgcTAGTGTAAATACAAATGATGCTAATGTAAATACAAATGATGCTAATGTAAATACAAATGATGCTAGTGTAAATATAGATGATGCTAAAGACTGTGTATTTGATTCTAAAATGAGTATATTTGATTCTAAAAACAGTCTATTTGGTTCTAAAATGAGTATATTCGATTCTAAAATGAGCATATTCGATTCTAAAATGAGTATATTTAATTCTAAAAACagtatatttaaatttaaaaacaatatatttaaatttaaaaacagTATATTTGATTCTAAAAACAGTATATTTGATTCTAAAAACAGTATATTTGATTCTAAAAAGAGTTTATTTGGTTCTAAAAAGAGTTTATTTGGTTCTAAAAAGAGTTTATTTGGTTCTAGAAAGAGTTTATTTGATTCTAAAAGGAGTTTATTTAATTCTAAAAGGAGTTTATTTAATTCTAAAAGGAGTTTATTTAATTCTAAAAGGAGTTTATTTGATTCTAAAATGAGTTTATTTGATTCTAAAATGAGTATATTTAATTCTAAAGATTGTATATTTGACGATAAAGCAAATACATATGATAATAAAGTAAGTATGTTTGATGATAAAACGGGTATATTTAATGGTAAAGCGATTATATTTAATGACAAGGCGAGTATATTTAATGGTAAAACGGGTATAGTTAATGGCAAAGcgaatatatttaatgacaAGGAGAGTGAATTTGATGATACagtatacatatttaacGATAAATCAAGtatatttaatgataaagcaaatatatttgattataaagtatatatatttaatgataaaGATGACATAGATGATAATGACAGTATATTTGATGATAGAGTATGTATATTGGAAGATaacgaaaatataaatgatgatgatgatgatgaaagCATAGATGATGATCAAGTATGGGTATTTGATGAtaaattacatatatttaatgataaagtaaatatatttgatgaGGAGAATAATGTAAATGATGATAAGGAAAATGTAAAGGATGATAGGGAGAATGCAAAGGATGATAAGGACAATATAGATGAAAATAGAGTATGTGTATTGGATGATATTACGGATAAATTTGAATCATCAAGAGAGAAaaatcataataaaataaaatgtaagcGAGATTTGGTTATACCTTCAGATAATCCAgtaaaaaaaagaacaagTTTTTCATCAGAATATGATCATTTTAAACGAGtaataaataatagaaatatCTTGGTTATTGATTTCAATAATTATGAAAGAGAATATAATAGAATTATTTTCACAGATTATAAAACTCCCAAATATAATGGTCGTATCAATACTacgttaaaaaaaaaaataataaatatggctgtaaatataataattggtATTTTAGTTATTGGGACTATTGGTCCTTCACTTCCTTTTATGTTTACAAAGAAAGAAACTTTTGGTagtcaaataaaaaaaatgtggaaattttacaaaaaaaaagttccaataaaattccaaaaaaaataa